A window of the Odocoileus virginianus isolate 20LAN1187 ecotype Illinois chromosome 20, Ovbor_1.2, whole genome shotgun sequence genome harbors these coding sequences:
- the NKG7 gene encoding protein NKG7 — protein MEPCRSLALLTSSLGLVSLLVALSTNFWFVAQGPKSSSHSGLWPSSDQVSVAGYIHVTQSFCILAVLWGLISTAFLVMSCIPSLSAPGRGPIVSTFMAFAGALSLIVAMMVYTIERWNQPGNSQVQSFFSWSFYLGWVSTLLFLCTGGLSLGAHCTAHRPGYESM, from the exons ATGGAGCCCTGCCGGTCCCTGGCCCTCCTCACCAGCTCCCTGGGCCTGGTGTCCCTCTTAGTGGCTCTGAGCACGAATTTCTGGTTTGTGGCCCAGGGGCCCAAGTCTTCATCTCACTCGGGCCTCTGGCCCAGCAGCGATCAAGTCTCAGTAGCAG GTTACATCCACGTGACGCAGAGCTTCTGCATCCTGGCCGTCCTGTGGGGCCTGATCTCCACGGCCTTTCTGGTCATGTCCTGCATCCCTTCGCTGTCTGCCCCCGGACGTGGCCCCATTGTCTCCACCTTCATGGCCTTTGCTGGAG CGCTGTCCCTGATAGTGGCCATGATGGTCTACACCATTGAGCGGTGGAACCAGCCTGGAAACTCCCAGGTCCAGAGCTTCTTCTCATGGTCCTTCTACCTGGGCTGGGTTTCAACCCTCCTCTTTCTCTGTACAG GTGGCCTGAGTCTGGGCGCTCACTGCACGGCCCACCGGCCTGGCTACGAGTCTATGTGA
- the C20H19orf84 gene encoding uncharacterized protein C19orf84 homolog, with product MEQQKEETGPEGNNLPSPGAGSWPPQAFPALPSSFLGTPDPAHLGLPESLASVTVPIRLDALSYLLHTALMGAYSLQQSLPSCPCVPRGCGTQPGTAKRSPKGRGGWDVPRRPGWGHRRWGLGRAEQAERGWARGRGAGPRTPPVTPPSPAPPAQEGKKDTQGPEPPMEPPPAEDWEAEY from the exons ATGGAACAGCAAAAGGAAGAGACTGGGCCTGAGGG GAACAATCTGCCGTCCCCCGGGGCTGGGTCGTGGCcacctcaagctttcccagctcTGCCCTCTTCTTTCCTGGGCACCCCAGATCCAGCCCACCTGGGGCTCCCCGAGAGCCTGGCCTCTGTGACCGTCCCCATCCGCCTGGATGCCCTGTCTTACCTCCTGCACACCGCCCTGATGGGGGCCTACTCGCTGCAGCAGTCCTTGCCCTCCTGCCCTTGTGTCCCCCGGGGATGCGGCACCCAGCCGGGCACTGCCAAGAGGTCACCCAAGGGACGCGGGGGCTGGGATGTCCCGCGCAGGCCAGGCTGGGGCCACCGGAGATGGGGACTTGGGAGGGCTGAACAGGCAGAGAGGGGCTGGGCCAGGGGCCGTGGGGCTGGCCCCAGGACCCCGCCGGTGACGCCGCCATCACCAGCACCGCCTGCGCAGGAGGGGAAGAAGGACACCCAGGGTCCAGAGCCACCCATGGAGCCACCGCCTGCTGAGGACTGGGAGGCCGAATACTAA
- the LIM2 gene encoding lens fiber membrane intrinsic protein encodes MYSFMGGGLFCAWVGTILLVVATATDHWMQYRLSGAFAHQGLWRYCLGTKCYLQTESIGEAPGRAPGSAWEQSVPRGRTFQQKGPLFCRWRTLWFREGKGPAQAYWNATRAFMILSSLCATSGIIMGIVAFAQQPTFTRLSRPFSAGIMFFASTFFVLLALAIYTGVTVSFLGRRFGDWRFSWSYILGWVALLMTFFAGIFYMCAYRMHECRRLSTPR; translated from the exons ATGTACAGCTTCATGGGAGGCGGCCTCTTCTGTGCCTGGGTGGGGACCATCCTCCTGGTGGTGGCCACGGCGACAGACCACTGGATGCAGTACCGGCTGTCGGGGGCCTTCGCCCACCAGGGCCTGTGGCGTTACTGCCTGGGCACCAAGTGCTACCTGCAGACAGAAAGCATCGGTGAGGCTCCGGGGCGGGCTCCGGGCTCTGCCTGGGAGCAGAGCGTCCCGCGGGGCAGAACCTTCCAGCAGAAGGGCCCCCTGTTTTGCAGGTGGAGAACCTTGTGGTTCAGAGAGGGAAAGGGTCCAGCCCAAG CATACTGGAATGCCACCCGGGCCTTCATGATCCTGTCCTCACTCTGTGCCACCTCCGGCATCATCATGGGCATCGTGGCCTTCGCTCAGCAGCCCACCTTCACCCGCCTCTCCCGGCCCTTCTCTGCAGGCATCATGTTTTTCGCCTCCA CCTTTTTCGTCCTGCTGGCCTTGGCCATCTACACTGGAGTCACCGTCAGCTTTCTGGGTCGCCGCTTCGGGGACTGGCGCTTTTCCTGGTCCTACATCCTGGGCTGGGTAGCCCTGCTCATGACCTTCTTTGCAG GAATTTTCTACATGTGTGCCTACCGGATGCATGAATGTCGGCGCCTGTCCACTCCCCGCTGA